The following are from one region of the Salvelinus fontinalis isolate EN_2023a chromosome 5, ASM2944872v1, whole genome shotgun sequence genome:
- the LOC129854804 gene encoding uncharacterized protein LOC129854804: MKANITLALSMLSLVLLIFVHEATPDSNGTVNDDTQTAKTSTRGGLLNDTGTSTDQSTTEKHDRSMHGHHSGMTIAPPNGTPTSTESQTSATSGNTTQQTEKTTSPPLTKQTIPTSLPKTSPTTSTTPSHIKPSPARLSTRFIVLLVIILLVLITVLCFYKWNTRHSGQDSSAPRLLLGVRERMRGRVRSLEDWLGLSLWPGKRVVEGDEEEGEGDEEEGKSGDGEAATGATGGQDVGDSSDDYSSLDGIDLSERAKNLEDEEKKEEVVKGKSGSEGGQDNMKGERTDGRKEGGEEERTGEISGEGDTCDLTAL, encoded by the coding sequence ATGAAGGCCAATATCACCCTGGCTCTGAGCATGCTCTCTCTGGTCCTCTTGATCTTCGTCCATGAAGCCACGCCTGACTCTAATGGAACTGTCAACGATGACACACAAACTGCAAAGACGAGCACGAGAGGTGGACTGTTGAATGATACCGGGACCTCCACTGACCAATCCACAACTGAGAAGCATGACAGAAGCATGCATGGTCATCATTCTGGCATGACAATAGCCCCCCCGAATGGTACACCCACATCCACAGAGAGTCAGACATCTGCAACATCAGGAAACACAACCCAGCAGACTGAAAAGACCACATCCCCCCCACTCACTAAACAGACAATACCTACATCTCTTCCCAAGACCTCCCCCACCACCTCAACCACTCCATCCCATATTAAACCCTCACCTGCTCGGTTAAGTACGCGGTTCATCGTGCTCCTGGTCATCATTCTTCTCGTACTGATTACCGTGCTGTGCTTCTACAAGTGGAACACCCGCCACTCAGGCCAGGACAGCTCCGCCCCTCGGCTGTTACTGGGTGTCAGGGAGCGCATGAGGGGCAGGGTTAGAAGCCTGGAGGATTGGCTGGGGCTCAGCCTCTGGCctgggaagagagtggtggagggggacgaggaagagggagagggggacgaggaagaggggaagagtggagatgGAGAGGCTGCTACAGGAGCGACAGGGGGACAGGATGTCGGAGATTCCTCAGACGACTACTCCAGTTTAGACGGGATTGACCTCAGCGAGAGAGCCAAGAACCTGGAGGATGaggagaaaaaggaggaggtGGTAAAGGGAAAGAGTGGGAGCGAGGGAGGCCAGGATAACATGAAAGGAGAGAGGACTGATGGAAGGAAGGAGGGTGGTGAAGAAGAGCGAACAGGGGAAATCTCCGGTGAGGGAGATACTTGTGACCTCACAGCACTGtaa
- the LOC129856129 gene encoding SLAM family member 5-like produces the protein MDTRENERINDKGTEKDGQMLHTVQSSRHLVAFLADYIADACQLTTSRVTAIWFRDCTVDDVARNYCKSCSVVCFVDNRREVTLSWYRGEERLTKASFPDLSSANLSLPLEIKLQDKDIYSCVAANPVSNQTTKLNVEEHCPQYVGLKAEVKPPRGREGQTVTLHTGLAKLQSDAKIFWIFGPVSREIFIVESQVFRGEVITEYKGRFQGRLQLDRQTGSLTIRNLTLDDSGVYQLQVVSEQVTYHNFSVTVYASVPTPNIRNTPHNPSVDSRLVSGSCSVVCSVANGKEVTLSWYRGEEKLNNTSSPHQADLSLPLEIKGKNSDTYSCVATNPVSNQTTKLRIEEHCRQHADSSDCARCITLTELAVRSVLSALVAVATMALLVHHFWHRRNPWTQT, from the exons ATGGACACCAGAGAAAATGAGAGGATCAACGACAAAGGCACAGAGAAAGACGGTCAGA TGCTTCACACTGTACAGTCCAGCCGCCACCTGGTGGCCTTCCTGGCTGACTACATTGCAGACGCTTGCCAGCTAACCACATCACGTGTTACAGCTATCTGGTTCCGCGACTGCACAGTCGATGACGTGGCACGGAACTATTG TAAGAGCTGTTCAGTGGTGTGTTTTGTGGACAACCGGAGAGAGGTGACCCTGTCCtggtacagaggagaggagagactgaccAAGGCTAGCTTCCCCGACCTCTCCTCCGCcaacctgtctctccctctggagATAAAGCTACAGGACAAAGATATCTACAGCTGTGTGGCTGCCAACCCAGTCAGCAACCAGACAACCAAACTCAACGTCGAGGAGCACTGTCCTCAGTATGTAG GTCTGAAGGCGGAAGTGAAGCCaccgagagggagagaagggcagACTGTCACGCTACACACTGGACTTGCCAAACTACAGAGTGACGCAAAGATATTTTGGATATTTGGACCAGTCAGTCGAGAGATATTCATTGTTGAGAGTCAGGTCTTCAGAGGAGAAGTTATAACTGAGTACAAAGGGAGATTCCAAGGCCGACTGCAGCTGGACAGACAAACTGGATCTCTCACCATCAGAAATCTCACCCTCGACGACTCTGGAGTTTATCAGCTTCAAGTCGTCAGTGAACAGGTCACCTACCACAATTTCAGTGTCACAGTCTACG CTTCAGTGCCTACTCCTAACATCAGAAACACCCCACATAATCCCTCAGTAGACAGTCGGTTGGTCAGTGGGAGCTGTTCCGTGGTGTGTTCTGTGGCGAACGGGAAAGAGGTAACCTTGTCCtggtacagaggagaggagaaactgaACAATACAAGTAGTCCCCATCAGGCCGACCTGTCGCTCCCTCTGGAAATTAAAGGAAAAAACAGTGACACCTACAGCTGTGTAGCAACCAACCCTGTCAGTAACCAGACAACAAAACTCCGCATCGAGGAGCACTGTAGGCAACATGCAG actccaGTGACTGTGCCCGGTGCATCACCCTGACAGAGTTGGCGGTGCGATCAGTCCTGTCTGCCCTGGTGGCTGTGGCCACGATGGCTCTGCTGGTTCATCACTTCTGGCACAGACGAAACCCTTGGACTCAGACCTGA
- the LOC129856131 gene encoding SLAM family member 5-like: protein HSYFICLLPDLLGAVNAEVNTLTRRERQNVTLHTGLTGLQADKIFWSFGPVIPNTSIVESQVIRGENITKFKGRFPDRLQLDRQTGSLTIRNLTLNNSGVYQIDIFNTHKTSQRFYLTVYGESLVPFPQVRKIPEGDFLDSSSEKGSCSVVCSVENRRDMTLSWYRGEKRLNQTSSPDLSTNLSLPLEIKLQDKDIYSCVAANPVSNQTTKLNIETLCLQFVGSPEEEGSVV from the exons CATTCATATTTTATTTGTTTGCTTCCAGATCTGTTGGGAGCTGTGAATGCTGAAGTGAATACATTGAcacggagagagaggcagaatgtCACTCTACACACTGGACTAACTGGACTACAGGCTGATAAGATATTTTGGTCCTTTGGTCCAGTCATTCCAAACACCTCAATAGTTGAGAGTCAGGTCATCAGAGGAGAGAACATCACAAAATTCAAAGGAAGATTCCCAGACAGACTGCAGCTGGACAGACAAACTGGATCTCTCACCATCAGAAATCTCACCCTCAACAACTCTGGAGTTTATCAGATAGACATTTTTAATACACACAAAACATCTCAGAGATTCTATCTAACTGTCTATGGTGAGT CTCTAGTACCATTTCCTCAAGTCAGAAAAATCCCTGAAGGTGATTTTCTGGACAGTTCATCAGAGAAGGGGAGCTGTTCAGTGGTGTGTTCTGTGGAGAACCGGAGAGACATGACCCTCTCCTggtacagaggagagaagagactcaACCAGACCAGCAGCCCTGACCTCTCCACcaacctgtctctccctctggagATAAAGCTACAGGACAAAGATATCTACAGCTGTGTGGCTGCCAACCCAGTCAGCAACCAGACAACCAAACTCAACATTGAAACGCTCTGCCTTCAGTTTGTAG GGAGTCCAGAAGAGGAGGGCTCTGTGGTGTAG